In the genome of bacterium, one region contains:
- a CDS encoding PorV/PorQ family protein, with amino-acid sequence MKKILIPYIVALSILIPSGKYLYATSEAGAVFLIIYPGARPNGMGAVFTGISDDAIATYYNDAGMAFQTKNDVSLMHANWLPGLYPGMYYEFFSVVHPVNNGILGGNLIYLTTGNTEGTDDNGNKIGEWTTWDASVKISYATKLSKTLGIGIGAKFIYSFLAPVDIIQKLYGRSIRYGGSGNSWAFDVSTFYKINSKTRTGLSIQNIGPDIKYIEAGVGDPLPLTLRLGLSREIFNNKDGNALLISVELTKILVGFKSELDSIQRDSKGGFTYLYRDTWKGIGAEYILGGIFTLRTGYFADAIGKRQGFTFGGGIKLKKFRFDLGIDSRLYEFPTDNYRLSLHFSY; translated from the coding sequence ATGAAAAAAATATTAATTCCTTATATTGTTGCTTTGTCTATTTTAATCCCTTCCGGCAAGTATTTATATGCGACTTCCGAAGCAGGTGCTGTTTTTCTTATAATTTATCCCGGAGCAAGACCTAACGGTATGGGAGCCGTATTTACCGGCATATCGGACGATGCCATTGCCACTTATTATAATGATGCAGGTATGGCATTCCAGACTAAAAATGACGTCTCTTTGATGCACGCAAATTGGTTACCAGGATTATATCCCGGTATGTATTACGAGTTCTTTTCGGTCGTACACCCTGTTAATAATGGAATATTGGGAGGAAACCTTATATATCTTACTACGGGGAACACAGAAGGGACTGATGATAATGGAAATAAAATAGGCGAATGGACAACCTGGGATGCTTCAGTTAAAATAAGTTATGCAACAAAATTAAGTAAAACTCTGGGGATTGGTATAGGAGCCAAGTTTATATATAGTTTCCTTGCCCCTGTAGACATTATACAAAAGCTTTACGGAAGAAGTATTAGATATGGCGGTTCTGGTAATTCATGGGCATTTGACGTTTCTACTTTTTACAAGATTAATTCAAAAACACGAACAGGACTCTCTATCCAGAACATTGGTCCGGACATAAAATACATAGAAGCGGGAGTGGGCGATCCTCTTCCATTGACGCTTAGGTTAGGATTATCTCGTGAGATTTTTAATAATAAGGACGGAAACGCCCTTTTGATATCAGTAGAGTTAACTAAGATACTAGTTGGCTTTAAATCTGAATTGGATAGCATACAAAGAGATTCCAAGGGAGGATTTACCTACCTTTACCGTGATACATGGAAAGGAATTGGAGCAGAATATATATTGGGAGGAATTTTTACGCTAAGAACCGGTTACTTCGCAGACGCCATTGGAAAAAGGCAGGGGTTTACTTTCGGAGGAGGAATAAAATTGAAAAAATTTAGATTTGATCTTGGAATTGATAGTCGACTATACGAGTTTCCTACTGATAATTATCGTTTGTCTCTACATTTTTCCTATTAG
- a CDS encoding class I SAM-dependent methyltransferase gives MDIREYSKHFELESKHFWFKGRRAIISKRLEHIVKNKNIKILDGGCGTGGNSSCLADYGIVFGIDNSRVAIQFAKNQNKKLLVSTIEDLPFKRNAFDIIVLLDVLEHIDLENPALVTIKKTLKNKGYLIITVPAFNFLWSSHDKASHHKRRYTYATLKKTLQQAGFRIEKLSYMSFFLFPFICMIRVMRNFCFLKKTTSDLVPTNNMLNNVLTSLYYIEAWLLGHISFPFGTSLLCIAKK, from the coding sequence ATGGATATTCGCGAGTATTCAAAGCATTTTGAACTTGAATCAAAACATTTTTGGTTTAAAGGAAGAAGGGCAATAATATCCAAAAGGCTAGAACATATAGTTAAAAACAAAAATATTAAAATCCTTGATGGTGGGTGCGGAACAGGTGGAAACTCCTCCTGCCTTGCCGATTATGGAATAGTCTTTGGTATAGACAACTCTCGTGTTGCAATCCAATTTGCAAAGAACCAAAACAAAAAGCTCCTAGTAAGTACAATTGAAGATTTGCCTTTTAAACGAAATGCTTTTGATATAATAGTTTTATTGGATGTCCTTGAACATATAGACCTTGAAAATCCTGCTCTTGTAACAATAAAAAAAACATTAAAAAATAAAGGATACTTAATAATTACCGTTCCTGCTTTTAATTTTCTTTGGTCAAGTCATGATAAAGCATCCCATCACAAGAGAAGATACACGTATGCCACATTAAAAAAAACATTACAACAAGCAGGATTTCGCATCGAAAAATTAAGCTATATGAGTTTTTTCTTATTTCCATTTATTTGTATGATAAGAGTTATGAGAAATTTTTGTTTTCTAAAAAAAACCACCTCTGATTTAGTCCCAACAAATAATATGCTAAATAACGTATTAACGTCTTTATACTACATAGAAGCGTGGTTACTAGGACATATATCCTTCCCTTTTGGAACATCTCTTTTATGTATTGCAAAAAAATAA
- a CDS encoding glycosyltransferase family 2 protein, translating to MKKTMKIKYSIVIPIYNEENIIPELYSRTTKVLSSVDKTGYEIIFVDDGSSDHSLEILEKLCKKDSKIKIVSLSRNFGHQEAISAGIDFAKGNAVITMDGDLQDPPEIIIEFIKEWKNNCKIVYGIRKNTKESFQKRVFSKMFYRVFNKLSNVKIPLDAGDFCLMDREIVDILVNLPERVRFLRGIRPWIGFKQGFVKYNRDKRYGGKAKYTINKSTKLAINALASFSYLPLHLFVGIGFFTSLFSFIGIVLTIIAKFAGIEVVKGWTSTIMVILLLGGIQLIMLGIIGEYIEKIFEETKHRPLYIVNKLIGITPNQVSRGGQVSK from the coding sequence ATGAAAAAAACAATGAAAATTAAATACTCTATAGTCATACCAATATATAACGAAGAAAATATAATCCCTGAGCTATATTCTAGAACAACTAAAGTTCTCAGCTCTGTGGATAAAACAGGATATGAAATAATATTTGTAGACGATGGAAGCAGCGACCATTCGCTTGAAATATTAGAAAAGTTATGCAAAAAAGACTCTAAAATAAAAATCGTTAGCCTTTCTCGTAACTTTGGGCATCAAGAAGCTATTTCTGCCGGTATTGATTTTGCAAAAGGAAATGCGGTTATTACTATGGACGGAGACTTGCAAGACCCGCCTGAAATCATTATTGAATTTATAAAAGAATGGAAAAACAACTGTAAAATAGTATATGGGATAAGAAAAAACACAAAAGAATCTTTCCAAAAAAGAGTGTTCTCTAAAATGTTTTACCGGGTATTTAATAAATTGAGTAATGTAAAAATTCCCCTGGATGCCGGAGATTTTTGTCTTATGGATAGAGAAATTGTTGATATTTTAGTTAACCTTCCGGAAAGAGTTAGGTTCTTGCGAGGTATTCGCCCATGGATAGGTTTTAAACAGGGTTTTGTAAAATACAATAGAGATAAAAGATATGGAGGAAAGGCAAAATACACCATAAACAAATCTACAAAGCTTGCCATTAATGCGTTAGCTTCCTTTTCATATTTGCCATTACATCTATTTGTGGGAATAGGGTTTTTCACCTCTTTGTTTAGTTTCATAGGTATAGTATTGACTATAATAGCAAAATTTGCGGGCATAGAGGTTGTAAAAGGATGGACATCTACAATCATGGTAATTCTTTTACTTGGTGGAATTCAATTGATTATGTTAGGTATTATAGGTGAGTATATAGAGAAAATTTTTGAAGAAACTAAACACCGTCCTCTTTATATAGTAAATAAACTTATAGGAATAACACCAAACCAAGTTTCCAGAGGTGGGCAAGTATCAAAATGA
- the glmS gene encoding glutamine--fructose-6-phosphate transaminase (isomerizing), which produces MCGIVGYIGSRDINAVILAGLWKLEYRGYDSSGIATIYDGEIRIKRAIGKLKVLADLLDKEPLKGNVGIGHTRWATHGEPSEENAHPQLDCSDSIAVVHNGIIENYINLKEKLISEHHIFRSFTDTEVIPHTIEKYYTDSLENAVIKAMNEIDGSYAFAVISTKEPGKIVCCKKNTPLVIGVGETDNIVASDILAIVGLTRKIIYLEDNEICTLTKDSIKIIDKNSNEIKRKTVYLDGKVLEADKGGFSHFMLKEIYEQPKVIHETIEKRLRSEELFKPFPLSIKDSELVKLSRILIQACGTSWHAGHVGKYIIESLCRIHTEVDISSEFRYRNPVTSGETLVIAISQSGETADTLAGIREAKLAFLKVLSIVNVAGSTIARESNDIINIDAGPEIGVASTKAYTGQLFALYLFALYFSRLKWITKDDELELILKEVRAIPSKMQMILDRASQVEEIAKKFHQSSNFIFLGRGINYPSALEGALKLKEVSYIHATGYPAGEMKHGPIALVDKNLPIVCIIPKSNIYEKMFSNIEEVKARGGQIIAVATEGDKKIKELTENIFYIPECPEILSPLLVALPLQLLAYYISTLRGLDVDKPRNLAKSVTVE; this is translated from the coding sequence ATGTGTGGTATAGTGGGGTATATTGGTTCTAGAGATATAAATGCGGTAATACTGGCAGGCTTATGGAAGCTTGAATATAGAGGCTATGATTCTTCAGGGATAGCAACTATTTACGATGGGGAAATTCGTATAAAAAGGGCTATTGGAAAACTGAAAGTTCTTGCGGATTTGCTTGATAAAGAACCATTAAAAGGTAATGTTGGTATTGGGCACACAAGATGGGCAACTCATGGTGAACCTTCAGAAGAAAATGCTCATCCGCAACTTGACTGTTCGGATTCTATCGCAGTAGTTCACAACGGGATAATTGAGAATTATATTAACTTAAAAGAAAAATTAATTTCCGAACATCATATTTTTAGGTCATTTACGGATACAGAAGTAATCCCCCATACTATAGAAAAATACTATACCGATTCTCTTGAGAATGCCGTAATAAAAGCAATGAATGAAATAGACGGTTCTTATGCTTTTGCGGTTATCTCAACGAAAGAGCCCGGAAAAATCGTATGCTGTAAAAAGAATACTCCTCTTGTTATAGGGGTTGGAGAAACAGACAACATTGTGGCATCAGATATCCTTGCTATAGTTGGTTTAACAAGAAAAATAATATATCTGGAAGATAACGAGATTTGCACACTAACAAAGGACAGTATAAAAATAATTGATAAGAATTCCAACGAAATCAAAAGAAAAACAGTATATTTGGATGGCAAAGTATTAGAAGCGGATAAAGGTGGATTTTCGCATTTTATGTTAAAAGAAATTTACGAGCAGCCCAAAGTAATTCATGAAACAATAGAAAAACGATTGCGATCAGAAGAATTATTCAAACCATTCCCTTTGTCCATAAAAGACAGCGAGCTTGTAAAACTTTCAAGAATATTGATTCAAGCCTGTGGAACATCCTGGCATGCAGGACATGTAGGTAAATATATTATTGAGAGCTTGTGCAGAATACATACGGAAGTTGACATATCTTCGGAATTTAGGTATCGCAATCCTGTAACTTCAGGCGAAACATTGGTTATTGCAATTTCACAGTCAGGCGAAACTGCAGATACATTGGCAGGTATAAGAGAGGCAAAATTAGCCTTTTTAAAAGTATTGTCAATTGTAAATGTTGCTGGTAGTACAATAGCAAGAGAATCAAACGATATAATAAATATAGATGCTGGCCCTGAAATTGGGGTTGCATCTACAAAAGCGTATACAGGACAATTATTTGCTCTATACTTATTTGCATTATATTTTTCAAGATTAAAGTGGATTACGAAGGACGATGAGCTTGAGTTGATATTAAAAGAAGTCCGCGCAATTCCTTCGAAGATGCAGATGATTCTGGATAGAGCTTCGCAAGTCGAAGAAATAGCAAAAAAATTTCATCAATCTTCCAATTTTATTTTCCTCGGCAGAGGTATAAATTATCCCTCGGCTCTTGAAGGCGCCCTGAAACTTAAAGAGGTATCTTATATTCATGCAACAGGCTACCCGGCAGGAGAAATGAAGCATGGGCCAATAGCGCTGGTAGACAAAAACTTGCCTATCGTGTGTATAATTCCAAAATCTAATATATACGAAAAAATGTTTTCCAACATAGAAGAAGTAAAAGCGCGTGGGGGACAGATTATTGCAGTGGCAACAGAAGGCGATAAGAAAATCAAAGAGCTTACAGAAAATATATTTTATATACCGGAATGTCCTGAAATCCTTTCCCCATTGCTTGTTGCCTTGCCGCTTCAGTTGTTAGCTTATTACATATCAACATTAAGAGGGCTTGATGTTGATAAACCTCGTAATCTTGCTAAATCAGTTACAGTAGAATAA
- a CDS encoding NUDIX hydrolase yields the protein MRPKTPDLTVDIIIEYNNSIILIERKNPPYGWALPGGFVDYGETVEGAAIRETKEETSLDLTDLEQFKVYSEPSRDPRGHSVSVVFTAKGKGILKPDSDAAKAKLFNKNNLPENITFDHRQILEDYFRKKDWQILR from the coding sequence ATGAGACCTAAAACTCCTGATTTAACTGTAGATATTATTATAGAATATAATAATAGCATTATTCTTATAGAACGGAAAAATCCACCTTATGGTTGGGCACTCCCAGGCGGTTTTGTAGATTACGGAGAAACCGTTGAAGGTGCTGCTATAAGAGAAACTAAGGAGGAGACTTCTTTGGACTTAACGGACTTAGAGCAATTTAAAGTCTACTCTGAACCTTCTCGTGACCCCAGAGGGCATTCAGTATCAGTCGTATTCACGGCTAAAGGAAAAGGCATTCTTAAACCGGATAGCGATGCCGCAAAAGCGAAACTATTTAATAAAAATAACCTTCCTGAAAATATTACGTTTGACCATAGGCAGATTTTAGAAGATTATTTTAGAAAAAAAGATTGGCAAATACTGCGATGA
- a CDS encoding bifunctional response regulator/alkaline phosphatase family protein, with translation MNKKILWIDDEVESLKSHILILQGQGYLVKGVSNGEEGCDFIKKESFDLVLLDEIMPGKDGLETLNDIRKINLNVPIVMITKSEESALVDKAYIRGVNDFLIKPLNPNQLIATCKRIFERDMLIQKGIPQEYSKFYSQVIQQVNQGLNWEKWAALHCELSRWSIKIGQNTEVKNLHTELIQECEIAFSRFVELNYTRWMKNESSPPMFSPQLMTEYVVPQVQEVPKVYLFIMDCMRVDQWFLIRPFLEEFFEIKETFYSSILPSATPFARNAIVSGLFTKDIAEKYPEWWEPESNKYESELLEAQMQRIGIKTQYVRVKNREDEENLHKNLTSHNDSKIVTVIVNFLDYLVHAKYESMVVDELIPDMEALRSLTVLWFSRSHVYAALKNLSREKATIILTTDHGALYAKKPSLIYGSKVISRNLRYKYGPALRCNPKEALFIENPADYKLPGNSRYGIAKEDHYFIYPTHPQEYTKEYKNTFQHGGISMQEMIIPCVTLTPKK, from the coding sequence ATGAATAAAAAAATATTATGGATAGATGATGAAGTTGAATCACTAAAATCACACATTTTAATCTTACAAGGGCAGGGGTATCTTGTTAAAGGCGTATCAAACGGGGAAGAAGGCTGCGATTTTATTAAAAAAGAATCCTTTGATTTGGTGCTGTTGGATGAAATAATGCCGGGAAAAGATGGGCTGGAAACACTTAATGATATAAGAAAAATCAATTTAAATGTTCCTATTGTTATGATAACAAAAAGCGAAGAATCTGCACTTGTTGACAAGGCATATATTCGCGGAGTTAATGATTTTTTGATAAAGCCCTTGAATCCTAACCAATTAATAGCTACCTGTAAAAGAATTTTTGAAAGGGATATGCTTATACAAAAAGGTATTCCTCAGGAATACTCCAAGTTTTACTCTCAAGTTATTCAGCAAGTAAATCAAGGATTAAACTGGGAAAAATGGGCAGCACTTCATTGTGAATTATCAAGATGGTCAATAAAAATAGGACAAAATACGGAAGTTAAAAATTTACATACGGAACTGATTCAGGAATGCGAAATTGCTTTCTCCAGATTCGTAGAGCTTAACTATACACGCTGGATGAAAAACGAATCAAGCCCACCTATGTTCTCGCCACAACTAATGACGGAATACGTGGTACCACAAGTTCAGGAAGTTCCAAAGGTTTATCTCTTTATTATGGATTGCATGCGAGTTGACCAATGGTTTTTAATACGACCGTTTCTTGAAGAATTTTTTGAAATAAAAGAGACTTTTTATTCTTCCATATTACCTTCGGCTACACCTTTTGCAAGAAATGCAATCGTCAGCGGACTGTTCACAAAAGACATTGCAGAAAAATATCCCGAGTGGTGGGAGCCGGAATCTAATAAATATGAGTCGGAATTGCTTGAAGCACAAATGCAAAGAATAGGAATAAAAACACAATATGTAAGAGTAAAAAACAGGGAAGACGAAGAGAACTTACATAAAAACCTTACTAGCCATAACGATTCAAAAATTGTTACAGTAATAGTCAATTTCCTGGACTATCTTGTGCATGCAAAATACGAATCAATGGTAGTAGATGAATTAATACCGGATATGGAAGCCTTGCGTTCGTTGACTGTATTGTGGTTTAGCAGGTCTCACGTTTATGCGGCTCTTAAAAACTTAAGCAGGGAAAAAGCTACTATAATCCTGACTACTGACCATGGTGCACTATACGCTAAAAAACCTTCCTTGATTTATGGAAGTAAAGTAATATCCCGAAATTTGAGATATAAATATGGTCCTGCGCTGAGATGCAATCCCAAAGAAGCTCTATTCATAGAGAATCCTGCAGACTATAAATTACCCGGAAATTCAAGATACGGGATAGCAAAAGAAGATCATTATTTCATATATCCTACACATCCGCAAGAATATACCAAAGAGTACAAAAACACTTTTCAACACGGTGGAATATCTATGCAGGAAATGATTATTCCTTGCGTTACGCTGACACCCAAAAAATAA
- a CDS encoding ATP-binding protein, with the protein MYKPLKSYLIFAALAVTILFLLYTQYIARAIEKETETTSTVYGRFCANITEEETSIIFDEIIKGISFPVIVTGPDGNVLSARNVKSSTPDVIRKLDKEYKPVEIKYDNKTLATVHYGKTRLQKLLNLAPYATLSLGLLLVIIGLFWLYTLKRSEENAIFAGMSKETAHQLGTPISSLMGWKEFITDPNIKTAINEDLEHISKVVSRFHKIGSPVKPTNQNLSDLIKEVLNYLNKRISSKVKIETEMLDTITANVDGELFCWAMENMIKNAVDAGSTEIKIIVQKDGTSRRGDNSFSSVKVSVEDNGKGIPKSVAKRMFIPGYTTKEYGWGMGLALVNRIVFVHKGKILYKPQKSGTGSIFTLILPCIKGNKEI; encoded by the coding sequence ATGTACAAGCCGCTAAAAAGTTATCTAATTTTTGCCGCTTTAGCAGTTACAATTCTATTTCTGCTTTATACACAATACATTGCAAGGGCAATAGAAAAAGAAACGGAAACCACTTCGACAGTTTATGGTCGATTTTGTGCAAATATTACAGAAGAAGAAACGTCCATCATTTTTGACGAAATAATTAAAGGAATATCTTTTCCTGTTATAGTTACCGGACCAGACGGCAATGTCTTATCTGCAAGGAATGTAAAATCTTCTACCCCAGATGTAATAAGGAAGCTTGATAAAGAATATAAGCCGGTAGAAATTAAATATGACAATAAGACTCTCGCGACCGTTCATTATGGGAAAACACGATTACAGAAACTCTTAAATCTTGCACCTTATGCAACCCTATCTTTAGGCCTTTTACTTGTAATAATCGGACTATTCTGGTTATACACACTTAAAAGGAGTGAAGAGAATGCTATTTTTGCCGGTATGTCAAAAGAAACAGCTCATCAACTTGGAACCCCAATTTCTTCTCTTATGGGATGGAAAGAGTTCATAACAGACCCAAATATAAAAACAGCAATAAATGAAGACCTCGAACATATAAGTAAAGTAGTATCAAGGTTTCACAAAATAGGTTCCCCAGTAAAGCCAACCAATCAAAACTTATCTGATTTAATAAAAGAGGTGCTAAACTATTTAAACAAAAGAATATCCAGTAAAGTCAAAATTGAAACTGAAATGTTAGATACTATCACGGCTAACGTAGACGGTGAACTATTCTGTTGGGCAATGGAAAATATGATCAAAAATGCCGTAGATGCAGGAAGCACGGAGATAAAAATTATCGTACAAAAAGATGGAACATCTCGTCGTGGCGACAATTCTTTTTCATCGGTTAAGGTAAGCGTAGAAGATAATGGGAAGGGAATTCCTAAAAGTGTAGCAAAAAGAATGTTCATTCCCGGCTATACTACAAAAGAATACGGCTGGGGAATGGGACTTGCTTTAGTAAACAGGATTGTATTTGTACATAAAGGGAAGATTCTTTATAAACCACAAAAATCCGGAACAGGCTCTATATTTACTTTAATATTACCTTGTATAAAAGGAAACAAAGAAATATGA
- the acpS gene encoding holo-ACP synthase, with product MTVGIDIVDIKRIGILIKKYDSRFLNKVFTERELKEWEMRGKRLSYLAGRFATKEAFSKAVKVRGLHWKDVESLGVIPEIKLKNKKLKNVKLSISHTEKLATAVVVIA from the coding sequence ATGACAGTAGGAATTGATATAGTGGATATCAAAAGAATAGGTATTCTTATAAAAAAATACGATTCCAGATTTTTAAACAAAGTATTTACCGAAAGAGAATTAAAAGAATGGGAAATGCGAGGGAAAAGGTTATCTTATTTAGCTGGTAGGTTTGCTACAAAAGAAGCTTTTTCCAAAGCGGTAAAAGTTAGAGGGTTGCATTGGAAAGATGTAGAGTCTTTGGGCGTTATCCCTGAAATTAAATTAAAAAACAAAAAATTAAAAAACGTAAAATTAAGCATTTCTCACACAGAAAAATTAGCGACGGCAGTAGTCGTGATAGCTTAA
- the rplU gene encoding 50S ribosomal protein L21 yields MEAIIEVSGFQYEVKENSKVKVPKLKGNIGDKVKFPIMMLIDGNTPSMGNPYVKNAECEAEILRTDKSAKKLRYKYKSKKNYRRKGSHRQWFTEILINSIKSHV; encoded by the coding sequence ATGGAAGCAATCATAGAAGTATCAGGGTTTCAATATGAAGTCAAAGAAAACTCTAAAGTAAAAGTTCCTAAGTTAAAAGGGAACATAGGCGATAAGGTAAAATTTCCAATAATGATGCTAATAGATGGCAATACACCTTCTATGGGCAATCCTTATGTGAAAAATGCCGAATGCGAGGCGGAAATTCTCAGAACGGATAAATCTGCGAAAAAACTCAGATACAAATACAAATCCAAGAAGAATTATCGCAGGAAAGGTTCTCACCGCCAATGGTTCACAGAAATCCTGATTAACAGCATAAAATCCCACGTTTAA
- the secG gene encoding preprotein translocase subunit SecG, whose product MYGVLLGFHVVVVVLLIVVILMQQREGGFSTAFGGGGQSVFGGRGAAPFLTKTTVVLLALFIITSFSLTILGNKRVKYETAVEKAIKKGEMQTNMPAGKTPAGNIPAGKE is encoded by the coding sequence ATGTATGGTGTTTTGTTAGGGTTTCACGTTGTGGTAGTAGTGTTATTAATTGTCGTGATTCTCATGCAACAAAGGGAAGGCGGATTCTCTACTGCGTTCGGCGGAGGTGGGCAATCTGTATTTGGTGGTAGAGGTGCAGCGCCGTTTCTTACAAAAACTACGGTGGTGTTACTTGCGTTGTTTATTATAACCTCGTTTAGTTTGACTATTTTAGGCAACAAACGTGTAAAATATGAGACTGCAGTAGAAAAAGCAATTAAAAAAGGTGAAATGCAAACTAATATGCCGGCAGGAAAAACTCCCGCAGGAAATATACCAGCAGGAAAGGAATAA